The Pseudoalteromonas luteoviolacea DNA window ACAGTACACGCAAACTGTAAAATATTATTACAAGACATGAATATTGATGTTGAGACTGTGGTGGCGTACTCAAAGCTGCCAGCGGATATTTTGAATCGTGAACCCGTGATGTTATCGCCAAAAGAATATTTTGCGTGGTGGTTGGCGATTGAAAAGGCCGCCAATGGGCAAGACGTGCCTTTATTGGTTGCTGAACATCTATCGGTAGAAGTGTTTGATGCCCCTTTGTTCGCTGCGCTTTGTAGTCCAGATTTAAATACGGCTTTGTCACGAATAAAACACTATAAGCCGTTAATTGGACCCATGAAAATGGATCTTGAAATTAACGACAAAACCACAACAATGGGGTTGTCTTGTTATGGCTATGAAGGCGCTGTGCCTGCCGTGCTTGTGCTCACTGAAATGGTATTTTTTACTAAATTGCTGCGCATGGCAACGCGTTATAATGCGGTGCCTAAATCGGTTACATTGCCAGCGCTGCCAAGCAATATTGAGGCATATGAAGCTTTTTTTGGTTGTAAACTTAAACAAGGCGAACAGCTTTCGATTGCCTTTAGAGCCGAAGATGCTGCGCGGCCGTTTTTAACCGCAAACTCTGGTATGTGGTCATATTTCGAGGGTGGGTTGAACCAAAAACTCGCTGATTTAACAGCAACTGCGACGACGGTTGAACGTGTTCGAGCTGTACTCCTTGAGTCATTGCCTGTTGGTCAAAGCTCGATTGAATTAGTGGCGCAAAAGCTGACAATGAGTAAGCGAACCTTGCAGCGCAAACTGACTGATGAAGAAACGAATTTTCATAGTGTTTTACAAAATTTGCGTTCAGAGCTGGCTAAGCATTATTTGCAAAAATCGCATATATCACTCGGTGAAGTAGCATTTTTATTAGGGTATCAAGAGTCAAATTCATTCATTCGCGCATTCACCACATGGTTTGGCGTGTCACCGGGCAGTTACCGAGAACAATTAGCATCTTAATTATTAAGGCGCTGAACAATCAAAACTATTTCAATATAAACATTTATTTACGTTATTCATTTTGTCGTGTAGCTGTGTTTGTGCTCCAATGAATTAGAGCGCAAAAGTAAAAGGACAGTTATGCAGTTTTCGGATCACGAAATACAGTCAATTCACAAAGTCATCGGCGCATTTGCGCCCAATACCGAGCTTGCCGTTGCAAAATTGGGTGCTGGTCGCTGCGTATATTATGGTGCAAGGCAGGGTTGTAAAGAAGTTGAGCCGATTGACAATAAAGCATCGGTGTTTGAAATTGGTTCGTTAACCAAGCTGTTTACCAATGCCGTATTAGCGCAATTGGTTGATGAAGGAAAGTTGGCACTGACCGATCCTATCTCGTCTCATATTGATTTAACAATCCGCGATAATGCTCAGATCACCTTTGAGTCTTTGGCTACTCATACATCAGGCTTGCCTAGATTACCACCAGGGCTCCTCTGGCAAGCGTTGTTTAAGCGTAAAGACAACCCATATGAGGCATATTTAGAAGCTGACTTATTGGCACACCTCGCCAATGACATAAAAATTAAAAACCACATTAAACACGATTACTCAAATCTTGGTGTTGGGCTACTCGGTTATGTATTGGCGAAAATGGAAGGGGTGAGCTTTTCCCAATTGCTGCAAAAACGCATATTTGACTCATTTAACATGTCACACAGCTTTTGTAATTGGCGTGATGTGCATGGAGAGTTAGTCATTGGCTTGAATACTCGGGGTGAAGCAACACCAAATTGGGATTTAGGTGTATTGCAAGGTGCGGGCGCTATTCTCTCTTCAGTACAAGACTTGGGGCAATTTGCGCTTGCTCACTTTGAACGTATACATGGTTGGGTCAATTTACAGCAGCAAGTCATATTTGAACAAGGCCATACTCAAATGGGCTTAGGCTGGTATGTGATAGACAGTGCTGATAAAACAGATCAGGTCTATTTTCATGATGGTGGCACTGGAGGATATAGCTCAGCAATGATTTTAGATATAGATAATCAGCTGGGTTACATTATTTTGTCGAATATCTCTGGTATGCATAAATTAAAGGGACAAAAGGTCACTGAACTGGCATTTGAACTAATGAAAAATTAAATGGTATTGAGTTAAGTGTTGTGGCAAACGAGCTGTATTTATCGCACTAACCGCCAATAATAATGCCGAAGATATGGATACAAAAATTTATACTTGGGGCAACTGTTCGCAGTGAAAACTAACGTAAAGTGTAAAGGCCTTTTTACTCATTTTTGCCATAATCTATCAATAAAGTTTTGTAATGATTACTCTTCTTTTTGCGTCTTAGGCATGAGATATTTTTATGTGGTTAAAAAACAAACTAACGTTAAGGGTATTATAAAATGAATAAAAGGATTGTACTTGCTTCACTTTTTTTGGCTCCACAAGTATTTGCACAGAATGTGGTTATCAATTTTGATGATGTGCTTGATGGTGTAAATAACCCGACAAATTCTATTGCGGTTAACGTTGTCCAGCAGGGTAATATGCTGGTCGGTAATGACGGTAACTTTGTGACGTTGTCAGGAGAAGTAGAAGAAACGAATAACCCATTTTATGGCAGTGGGCTTGAGCCGCGAGTTCACTTTAAATTGAATGAAAAGGGCAACGTTAAGTGGTTTACTGGCACTCGAAATGCAGCAAATGTTTGGACTGGTACTTGGTATGGTTCAGACGGCAGTCGAGGTGATTTTGGGTTTGAGTTCAGTAACTCGCTCACTACGCCACCAGTGTGTGATGATGTGATCGCCTTTAGCTCAGATGCGGCATTCTCAGGCGGGCAGTTTGATTACACCAGAGCTTTGGATGAAACCTGTTTGATGGATACAGATGACGCCACAAAAGGCATATATATGATGTCATCTACAGGTGGGGTGCCTTTCCCAATGTCATTTTCTCTAGAGTTTAAGAGTAATTTTACTCTACAGTCATTTAAATTAGGCACCTACAATAATGGGCAAGGTAACCGTCTTACTACATTCACCGTTGAAGCGTGGGAAAATGGCACGTGGGTCACAAAAGGAGAATTTGAGTTTACTTCAGTAATACCTCGCAGATCATTTGCAAGAGAACTGTACAGATTGCCTCAGCCGGTGACGACTTCTAAAATTAGGGTCTCAGCAACGGGCACAGTTGATTATGTGGATGCTGGCCGCGTATTAATGTATGGCCTGTCTTTCCACTAATTAAAATAAGTACAACCACCCACGCCATGGGTGGTTGTTTGGGTATTACACACTTTTCTTTGATAGCAGCTTCACTGCAGTTGGCATCACAAGATATGAAATAACCGGCACAATTAATGCCAACACTGAGGCCACATGTAGTAATTTATTGACGCCTGTAATCGGAGCTAGCCAATCTGGGATAAAATACACCAGTGGGAGTAATGCAAAATAATTGACTAAGGCCAATACATGCTCATTGGGTGCCGAGGTGTTCATTGTTTTGCTCCTATCGTCTATTGCTCAATTAGTTATGTGTCACTACGAGTAATTGCAGCTGTGCTGTGGCAGTCATTTTTTGTGCATTATTGCTTATCAAGTCGCCTTCTTTTACAGGAGTTTGTTGACCGTTATGGTGCAGTTGGGCTTGACCTGTTATGACATAGATCAGGGCCTCTTGGTTAATATCGATGCTGTCTTCGTTATCTAAATGGACAATATCCATGACTGTTGCACTGGCAAAGGTGTCTTGTTGATTTTCACTACCCCCATAAATGCGAGTTGCGCCTTTGGTTTTGGGGGAGTAAGACTTGTATTGTGCAGGTTGACCGGCAACTTCAGGCAGCGCCCAAATTTGCAGCATACGGTTAGGGGCATCATCGGGGTTAATTTCATTGTGACTAAAGCCTTCACCGCCTGCTCTTTGTACTTGCACATCACCTGCGACTAAGTCTTTGCCATGCTCTAATGACCCTTCATGACTTACGCGTCCTTCTAACACAACAGAGATGACATCAATTTCACTATGAGGATGCATACCTGATTGACCTTTGGGCAAATAACGAGCATCCGCCAGATATACCATACTGCCAAGCCCTTCAAATGTTTCTGGCTTTTTGCGCCCTGCAAATACACGGCTATCCGTCACTAATCTGTGCTCTGTAATGCCTGCAAACCCGCCTAATTGTAGTGAATCTCTTGAAAGTATTTTCATGGTTTTTCCTGCTTTATTTAATCTGTTTCGACGTGATGACTAAAGTGTATGAAAGCTGGGTTGTTTTATATATACCTATAAAATAGAATTGCTTTTCCATATACAACAACAATAAAGTCAGGCAATGGAAAAAACAGATATAAACTCGATGCTGCTATTTTTAGCCGTGGTTGATGCCGGTAGTTTCACTTTGGCCGCTGAACGCTTGAACATGCCTAAGGCCAATTTGAGTCGAAAAGTATCGCAACTCGAGGCGAGTTTGGGGATCACATTACTTGAGCGTACAACTCGAACGCAGCATTTGACCGAGGCTGGCAGCGTTTACTTAGAGCATTGCAAGCAGATAAAGGCACAGGTAGAGCTTGCCAATGCCAGTGTTGCACAAGCGCTGAATGAAATATCAGGCGAGTTGAAAGTTGGCATGTCTGTCGGTATGGGCCATGAAATTCTAAAGCCAGTTTTAAGTCAATTCATGCAAGAAAATAAGCAGGTGAATTTTCAATTGAGCCTCTTAAATCGTCGAGTGGATGTGATTGAAGA harbors:
- a CDS encoding serine hydrolase domain-containing protein; amino-acid sequence: MQFSDHEIQSIHKVIGAFAPNTELAVAKLGAGRCVYYGARQGCKEVEPIDNKASVFEIGSLTKLFTNAVLAQLVDEGKLALTDPISSHIDLTIRDNAQITFESLATHTSGLPRLPPGLLWQALFKRKDNPYEAYLEADLLAHLANDIKIKNHIKHDYSNLGVGLLGYVLAKMEGVSFSQLLQKRIFDSFNMSHSFCNWRDVHGELVIGLNTRGEATPNWDLGVLQGAGAILSSVQDLGQFALAHFERIHGWVNLQQQVIFEQGHTQMGLGWYVIDSADKTDQVYFHDGGTGGYSSAMILDIDNQLGYIILSNISGMHKLKGQKVTELAFELMKN
- a CDS encoding AraC family transcriptional regulator, which encodes MKIASKFTVHANCKILLQDMNIDVETVVAYSKLPADILNREPVMLSPKEYFAWWLAIEKAANGQDVPLLVAEHLSVEVFDAPLFAALCSPDLNTALSRIKHYKPLIGPMKMDLEINDKTTTMGLSCYGYEGAVPAVLVLTEMVFFTKLLRMATRYNAVPKSVTLPALPSNIEAYEAFFGCKLKQGEQLSIAFRAEDAARPFLTANSGMWSYFEGGLNQKLADLTATATTVERVRAVLLESLPVGQSSIELVAQKLTMSKRTLQRKLTDEETNFHSVLQNLRSELAKHYLQKSHISLGEVAFLLGYQESNSFIRAFTTWFGVSPGSYREQLAS
- a CDS encoding pirin family protein; its protein translation is MKILSRDSLQLGGFAGITEHRLVTDSRVFAGRKKPETFEGLGSMVYLADARYLPKGQSGMHPHSEIDVISVVLEGRVSHEGSLEHGKDLVAGDVQVQRAGGEGFSHNEINPDDAPNRMLQIWALPEVAGQPAQYKSYSPKTKGATRIYGGSENQQDTFASATVMDIVHLDNEDSIDINQEALIYVITGQAQLHHNGQQTPVKEGDLISNNAQKMTATAQLQLLVVTHN